A portion of the Edaphobacter lichenicola genome contains these proteins:
- a CDS encoding MBOAT family O-acyltransferase gives MIFNSLVFVVFFAVVLILHSMPFPWRVKKVNLLIASYIFYAAWNPPFVILLWLSTVVDWFAARGLAEADQQWKRRAWMLLSIVVSLGLLCYFKYGHFLLENFTHLVSLAGFKYSPPQSSIVLPIGISFYTFATMSYTLDIYLRRAEPARSFLDYALFVTFFPHLVAGPIMRPTELVPQFEVPHKATPDQLRFGLALMTLGLFEKAVLADGFLGPVVDQVYNGRVVPGFIDAWVGTLAFSGQIFCDFAGYSITAIGAALCLGFALSDNFRFPYAAIGFTDFWRRWHITLSAWLRDYLYIPLGGNRHGNARTYFSLMATMLIGGLWHGASWTFVVWGGLHGLYLSVERVLRKQFSGYRPGRIASAAFGLLTFVLVNIAWVFFRSKTFPQAIVILRGMFGRNAHAEPTLAAIYIITTIIIMCGLVLAHCSMRNQTLEAAIGRAHPTALTALWTIMAFAVIIQHGESNGFIYFQF, from the coding sequence ATGATCTTTAATTCCCTGGTCTTCGTTGTCTTTTTTGCCGTCGTTCTCATACTCCACTCAATGCCGTTTCCATGGAGGGTGAAGAAGGTCAACCTTCTCATCGCCAGCTACATTTTCTATGCTGCATGGAACCCGCCGTTTGTGATCCTACTGTGGCTATCGACGGTAGTTGACTGGTTTGCAGCTCGTGGTCTCGCCGAAGCAGATCAACAGTGGAAGCGCCGCGCCTGGATGCTGCTCTCCATCGTCGTAAGCCTCGGCCTGCTGTGCTACTTCAAATACGGCCACTTTCTTCTCGAGAATTTTACTCATCTGGTCTCGCTCGCGGGCTTCAAGTACAGCCCTCCGCAATCGAGCATCGTGCTTCCCATTGGCATCTCGTTTTACACCTTCGCCACCATGTCTTACACGTTGGACATCTATCTGCGCCGCGCGGAACCTGCACGCAGCTTTCTTGACTACGCTCTGTTCGTCACGTTCTTTCCTCATCTGGTCGCCGGGCCGATCATGCGGCCCACCGAGTTGGTTCCGCAGTTTGAAGTCCCGCACAAAGCAACACCCGATCAACTGCGTTTCGGCCTGGCCCTAATGACCCTCGGACTTTTTGAGAAGGCAGTCCTGGCCGATGGTTTTCTCGGCCCGGTCGTCGACCAGGTGTACAACGGCAGAGTCGTCCCCGGCTTCATAGATGCATGGGTGGGAACGCTCGCCTTCAGTGGACAGATCTTCTGCGACTTTGCCGGCTATTCCATCACCGCGATCGGCGCAGCCCTCTGTCTCGGGTTTGCTCTCTCGGACAACTTTCGCTTTCCCTACGCGGCGATTGGATTCACCGACTTCTGGCGCAGGTGGCACATCACCCTCTCCGCATGGCTGCGCGACTATCTTTATATTCCCCTCGGCGGCAACCGCCACGGAAATGCCCGGACCTACTTCTCCCTGATGGCCACCATGCTTATCGGCGGTCTCTGGCACGGCGCCAGTTGGACCTTCGTAGTATGGGGCGGCCTGCACGGACTTTATCTGTCAGTCGAAAGAGTGCTCCGCAAGCAGTTCTCTGGATATCGACCCGGGCGCATCGCTTCTGCGGCGTTCGGCCTGCTGACCTTCGTCCTCGTAAACATTGCATGGGTGTTCTTTCGATCGAAGACTTTTCCCCAGGCCATCGTCATCCTCCGCGGTATGTTCGGCAGAAATGCACACGCCGAACCCACTCTTGCAGCGATCTACATCATCACCACGATCATCATCATGTGCGGCCTTGTCCTTGCCCACTGCTCCATGCGCAACCAGACGCTTGAAGCAGCCATCGGCCGCGCACACCCAACAGCATTGACAGCCTTATGGACGATCATGGCCTTCGCAGTGATCATCCAACACGGAGAGAGCAATGGCTTCATCTATTTCCAGTTCTGA
- a CDS encoding porin family protein encodes MIRSNLRLRALIVSAIAFTFCASRPSAAQQDHPLSIGANYTYLHTNVVPGCDCFSMNGGGAQVEYGLRPHLSLLGDFTATHEGGITPDHYDLTQFTFAGGIRYRSAISFHRIQPFGDLLFGVAHTTGSLSPDNTGFGSSTAFAFQTGGGVELRLSRRWTLVPVQADYLLTTFSNGADNHQNDLRISAGLLFRLRQ; translated from the coding sequence ATGATTCGAAGCAATCTCAGACTCAGAGCTCTTATCGTATCGGCCATCGCCTTCACGTTCTGCGCATCGCGCCCGTCGGCCGCTCAACAGGATCACCCGCTTTCCATCGGCGCCAACTACACCTACCTGCACACCAATGTGGTACCGGGCTGCGACTGTTTCAGCATGAATGGCGGCGGAGCGCAGGTCGAGTACGGTCTCCGCCCCCATCTTTCCCTCCTCGGAGATTTCACAGCTACCCATGAGGGAGGCATCACGCCGGACCACTACGACCTAACGCAGTTCACTTTCGCGGGAGGTATCCGCTACCGTTCGGCAATCAGCTTCCATCGCATCCAGCCCTTCGGCGATCTTCTCTTCGGCGTCGCTCACACCACCGGTAGCCTCTCGCCCGATAACACCGGCTTCGGCAGCTCCACCGCCTTCGCCTTTCAGACCGGAGGAGGCGTAGAACTTCGCCTCAGCAGGCGCTGGACGCTCGTTCCCGTGCAGGCTGACTACCTGCTCACCACCTTTTCAAACGGTGCCGACAATCACCAGAACGATTTACGGATCTCTGCGGGTCTATTGTTCCGACTTCGGCAGTAG
- a CDS encoding MMPL family transporter, whose protein sequence is MRRFWVSGIVLAVTIALLPFSFHAERRLETATRVEGSQAETVRQELADRFRSPFVDRVVLVIQGLPPANSEEGGQALETIVASLKDQPGVSGVVSYLELRDPIFLGQGGGTFVLVGLTSVDGPVESLVPKLHQLAGSLADQLRGRYPSVKLELTGEIPLNFDIRKASADDVRRGERLVIPATLVLLLVAFGSPIAALIPLVVGELAIATTLAITGFLAQRWHLSILVQNLATMLGLGLGIDYALLMVSRFREAISIGHDGPTASVIAARQAGHTLLISASTVAIGFLALLTVPISEIRSIGIAGFMVAGMSVLLTNTLVPAVLGLLGPRIDLCRLPFTPKLDIHRAARTGDRWRRWGKVIVAHPWLALILAGTPLLLLAWQAKALDTSLPRGDWLPKTAESVRALHTLEQMNRGGVVESLRVIVELPTDSIAQTDAGWNVLDRLSKRLASDPRCDRVISITTLAEGNRSSLPNLSRETRRTFLSSDGRAALLEVVPAGSISLREQVSWVRELRKTGAEALTGVPGATLLVGGIPALNADYETIIRDRFPSVTALVVGGTLLALLCGFRSIFAALKAIALNLLSVAASFGALVFVFQNGHGSRFLGVPGGTGSVFPLVPIVAFAIVFGLSMDYEVFLVARVLEARRSGLSEMDAIPEGMARTAGLITSAAAIMIVVFAAFTIGDFLVVKMIGFTLATAVFIDATLVRIVIGPALLRIAGDWNWWPGGLAKPRTESVMASRE, encoded by the coding sequence GTGCGCCGTTTTTGGGTGTCCGGGATCGTCCTCGCAGTAACAATTGCGCTTCTTCCATTCTCTTTTCATGCGGAGCGCCGCCTGGAGACCGCAACGCGCGTTGAAGGGAGCCAGGCCGAAACTGTTCGGCAGGAACTGGCCGATCGTTTTCGGTCGCCGTTCGTGGACCGTGTTGTCCTGGTGATCCAGGGACTTCCACCCGCGAATTCGGAGGAGGGTGGTCAAGCGTTAGAAACCATTGTGGCAAGTTTGAAAGACCAGCCCGGCGTTTCGGGCGTGGTGTCCTATCTCGAGTTGCGCGATCCGATCTTTCTGGGCCAGGGTGGGGGAACGTTTGTTCTTGTGGGACTCACGTCGGTGGACGGTCCTGTGGAGTCGCTTGTTCCGAAGCTTCACCAGCTGGCAGGCTCGCTTGCAGATCAACTGCGGGGCCGCTATCCGTCGGTGAAGCTTGAACTCACAGGCGAGATTCCACTGAACTTCGACATTCGGAAAGCGAGCGCCGACGACGTGCGACGCGGTGAAAGGCTGGTGATCCCCGCGACTCTCGTACTTCTGCTGGTGGCCTTTGGAAGCCCGATTGCCGCGCTGATTCCGTTAGTGGTTGGCGAGCTTGCTATTGCGACCACTCTGGCGATTACGGGATTCCTGGCGCAGCGCTGGCACTTGTCCATCCTGGTTCAGAATTTAGCCACGATGCTTGGCTTGGGCCTGGGAATCGACTATGCGCTCCTCATGGTCAGCCGCTTCCGCGAAGCGATCTCCATCGGGCACGACGGACCGACGGCCTCTGTCATCGCGGCACGTCAGGCAGGTCACACGCTCTTGATCTCGGCGTCGACCGTAGCCATCGGATTTCTGGCGCTCTTGACGGTCCCGATCAGCGAAATCCGCTCCATCGGGATTGCGGGATTTATGGTGGCAGGAATGAGTGTGTTGCTGACAAATACCCTCGTTCCCGCAGTGCTGGGGTTGCTCGGTCCGCGGATTGATCTTTGCCGCTTGCCCTTTACTCCAAAGCTGGACATCCATCGGGCCGCGCGTACCGGAGATCGCTGGCGACGATGGGGAAAAGTGATCGTCGCGCATCCCTGGCTTGCCCTCATTCTGGCAGGCACTCCGTTGCTTCTGCTCGCCTGGCAGGCCAAAGCGCTTGATACCAGTCTCCCGCGCGGGGATTGGCTTCCCAAGACGGCGGAATCGGTCCGCGCGCTCCACACCCTTGAACAGATGAATCGGGGTGGCGTTGTTGAATCGTTGCGCGTCATCGTCGAGCTTCCAACCGATTCCATCGCGCAAACCGACGCGGGATGGAATGTGCTCGATCGTCTCAGCAAGCGCCTCGCGAGCGACCCTCGCTGTGACCGCGTGATCTCTATTACAACGCTTGCGGAGGGCAACCGGTCGTCCCTTCCTAACCTCTCGCGGGAGACGCGTCGAACGTTTCTGAGTAGTGACGGACGAGCGGCATTGCTTGAGGTGGTACCCGCGGGGTCTATCTCCCTGCGCGAACAGGTTAGCTGGGTGAGGGAGCTCCGGAAGACCGGCGCGGAAGCTCTCACCGGCGTGCCTGGTGCGACGCTTCTCGTTGGAGGGATTCCGGCGCTCAATGCCGATTATGAAACGATTATCAGAGACCGCTTTCCGTCGGTCACGGCGTTGGTCGTGGGGGGAACGCTCCTTGCGCTACTCTGCGGGTTCCGATCCATCTTCGCCGCGCTAAAGGCCATCGCACTCAATCTGCTTTCGGTTGCGGCGTCCTTCGGAGCATTAGTCTTCGTCTTTCAAAACGGTCACGGAAGTAGGTTCCTCGGAGTTCCTGGGGGCACCGGTAGCGTGTTTCCACTTGTTCCGATCGTCGCCTTTGCCATCGTCTTCGGGCTAAGCATGGACTATGAGGTATTTCTCGTCGCACGCGTTCTTGAAGCCAGACGGAGCGGACTCAGTGAAATGGATGCGATCCCGGAGGGGATGGCTAGAACCGCAGGCCTGATTACGAGTGCCGCAGCAATCATGATCGTAGTATTCGCGGCATTCACCATAGGAGATTTCCTGGTGGTCAAGATGATTGGGTTTACCTTGGCGACCGCTGTGTTCATCGACGCGACACTCGTTCGTATTGTGATCGGTCCAGCGCTCCTGCGTATTGCGGGCGATTGGAATTGGTGGCCCGGCGGCCTCGCCAAACCCCGCACGGAGTCCGTAATGGCAAGTCGCGAGTGA
- a CDS encoding choice-of-anchor D domain-containing protein gives MPSSIPELSQLISRCILHQHFRSLRCGHKKAYKPLQLLGLMVMLLVSWKPMLAQLVPVNGPINLPATNVASSSAPQNILLKTTSAETITSFTVPVSQGNKQEYTVGMVTGCAVDGTTSNAAGTICTVPITFSPAYPGRRPVPLQAVTSAGNINVGLNGIGVGPLAALTPGIITTIAGTGTSSYTGDGGPAIAASMYQPEGIALDNAGNVYFSDSINNVVRKIDAASGVITTVAGNAAANPSIGVGGFSGDGGPATSAQLYRPNGVSFDSAGNLYIADGANIRVRRVDAATGIITTVAGNGTNTHTGDGGLAVNAGFRTITDVKFDSKNNMYIAEGTDIRRVDAVSGIATTIAGSGPGGDGVPAINSYVYPFALVFDSQDNLYFTEPTQNRVRVITSADGYVNTVAGTGTPGYVHSGDGGPATSASLDEPNFVTVDSADDIYITESAGNYIRMVTAGSQIISTIAGLGLDSTGVPGDGGPATAATVSEPTGITLDGSGNLYISSYVAERIRKINVSQSALIWPTTTNVGDSDSSDDPETAILTDIGNFQMSVPFATSPSDPVITNGWLLDSASTCSPNGFKPLTLNSGQACTLPVDFTPTAPGTNNGTLVLTDNSLNIPTSTQTITLTGTGAGVAAVAQAVLSPSSLTFTTNATTAGANQLVTLSNPGSTPLNISSIAITGANASAFVIKVTSCGSTLAANASCVINIGFPASTVGTYNATLTVTDNASPTVQTASLTGTVTGSVQVTVTPSALNFTTTPGLTPAPQVVTITNSGAAVLSLGLIAVSGNNSVAFSPVGTCNSSLAVGASCTVTITFIGTTAGSYAATLTVNDNASPGMQTVILTGTVTTGALGVPIATLTPTSLTYTATTGTTSAVQTTTLTNSGTAALSIASFGISGANSSSFLQGASTCGSSLAAGASCTIAVTFAPSSAGTFTATLSVTDAVGTQTSALSGTGVVFSTPADFTIAATPAVQSSYRGATLSYAVQLTSADPNNPFTSTVALTAVGLPEGTSVSFSPGSVVPGTTQAATSTMTVTIPAVSGRSSPPTSPFPLNSVPAAVSLASLGFIWFSRRRWKQRPLLMVLVAFAALASATALTGCSGTKTGFAVPTSTSIITVTGTSGSTTHSTTVTLTIQ, from the coding sequence ATGCCATCGTCAATTCCCGAACTCTCGCAGTTGATCTCGCGCTGCATACTTCACCAGCACTTCCGTTCTCTCCGTTGCGGCCACAAGAAAGCATATAAACCATTGCAGCTTCTTGGGCTGATGGTCATGCTCCTGGTGTCATGGAAGCCAATGCTTGCCCAGTTGGTCCCGGTGAACGGCCCTATCAACTTACCTGCTACGAACGTCGCCAGCAGCAGCGCACCGCAGAATATCCTTCTGAAGACCACCTCTGCCGAGACCATCACCAGCTTCACCGTGCCTGTCTCGCAGGGCAACAAGCAGGAGTACACGGTCGGCATGGTCACCGGCTGCGCCGTAGACGGTACAACCTCGAATGCAGCGGGGACCATCTGCACTGTACCAATCACTTTCAGTCCCGCATATCCAGGCCGTCGTCCCGTGCCTTTGCAGGCCGTCACCAGCGCCGGCAACATAAATGTCGGTCTGAATGGTATCGGTGTCGGTCCGCTCGCGGCGCTGACGCCGGGAATCATCACCACCATTGCAGGCACGGGCACTAGTAGTTACACCGGCGATGGCGGGCCGGCAATCGCCGCGAGCATGTATCAGCCGGAGGGCATAGCGCTGGACAACGCGGGGAACGTCTACTTCTCGGATTCGATCAACAACGTAGTTCGCAAAATTGATGCGGCGTCCGGCGTTATTACCACTGTGGCTGGCAATGCGGCGGCGAACCCGAGCATAGGAGTCGGCGGTTTCTCTGGCGATGGAGGCCCGGCGACCAGCGCGCAGCTCTATCGTCCTAACGGAGTTTCTTTTGACAGCGCCGGCAACCTCTACATCGCTGATGGCGCGAATATCAGGGTTCGCAGAGTAGATGCAGCGACCGGCATCATCACCACCGTGGCTGGAAACGGCACCAATACTCATACAGGGGACGGCGGCCTCGCTGTCAACGCCGGTTTCCGGACAATTACCGACGTGAAATTCGACAGCAAGAACAACATGTATATTGCCGAGGGCACCGACATCAGGCGCGTGGATGCGGTCAGCGGCATCGCCACCACCATCGCTGGAAGTGGGCCCGGCGGAGACGGCGTTCCAGCCATCAACTCCTATGTTTACCCCTTCGCGCTGGTTTTCGACAGCCAGGACAATCTTTATTTCACAGAGCCGACTCAGAACAGAGTTCGCGTCATAACCTCCGCTGACGGTTACGTTAACACCGTCGCCGGGACCGGAACGCCCGGGTATGTCCACAGCGGAGATGGAGGTCCGGCAACCAGCGCCTCCCTGGACGAACCTAACTTCGTAACCGTAGACAGCGCGGACGATATTTACATCACGGAGTCTGCTGGCAACTATATCCGCATGGTTACCGCTGGCAGCCAGATTATCTCCACCATCGCTGGCCTTGGATTAGATTCGACCGGTGTTCCGGGCGATGGCGGACCTGCGACAGCTGCTACAGTTTCGGAGCCGACCGGCATTACCCTTGATGGATCGGGCAACCTCTATATCTCAAGCTATGTCGCGGAGCGGATTCGCAAGATCAATGTTTCGCAGTCTGCGCTCATCTGGCCCACGACGACCAACGTCGGAGATTCCGATAGCTCCGATGATCCTGAGACAGCAATCCTGACCGACATCGGCAACTTCCAGATGAGTGTACCGTTCGCGACATCCCCATCAGATCCTGTTATCACGAATGGCTGGCTGCTCGACTCAGCCTCGACATGCTCGCCCAATGGTTTTAAGCCGCTGACTCTCAATTCAGGCCAGGCCTGCACCCTACCGGTGGACTTCACGCCGACCGCGCCGGGAACGAACAACGGAACGCTGGTGCTCACCGACAACTCGCTGAATATTCCGACGTCGACTCAGACCATCACGCTGACCGGCACAGGCGCCGGAGTAGCAGCCGTCGCACAAGCCGTTCTCTCGCCGTCCTCGCTCACCTTCACCACGAACGCTACAACCGCAGGAGCCAACCAACTCGTCACGCTCTCAAATCCAGGAAGCACGCCGCTGAATATCAGTTCAATTGCGATCACAGGGGCGAACGCGAGCGCATTCGTAATCAAGGTTACAAGCTGCGGAAGCACACTTGCGGCCAACGCATCATGCGTCATCAATATCGGTTTCCCAGCCAGCACTGTAGGAACCTATAACGCAACACTCACAGTCACAGACAATGCGTCGCCGACCGTGCAGACTGCATCGCTCACCGGTACCGTAACCGGCTCGGTTCAGGTTACAGTTACGCCGAGCGCTCTGAACTTCACCACGACTCCTGGCCTAACTCCCGCGCCGCAGGTGGTCACCATCACCAATAGCGGAGCGGCGGTGTTGTCCCTCGGCTTGATTGCTGTGAGCGGCAATAATTCCGTCGCGTTCTCGCCGGTCGGAACCTGCAACAGCTCTTTGGCTGTCGGTGCTTCCTGCACCGTCACTATCACCTTCATCGGAACTACAGCGGGTAGCTATGCAGCAACCCTGACCGTAAACGACAACGCATCACCCGGCATGCAAACCGTAATCCTTACCGGAACGGTAACGACAGGTGCTCTCGGTGTCCCGATCGCCACCCTCACTCCCACGTCTCTCACGTACACAGCGACCACTGGCACCACATCCGCCGTGCAGACCACGACGTTGACCAACTCCGGCACCGCGGCGCTCTCCATCGCCTCATTCGGCATCAGCGGAGCAAACAGCTCCAGCTTCCTCCAAGGGGCCAGCACCTGTGGATCTTCGCTCGCCGCAGGGGCCTCCTGCACCATTGCGGTCACCTTCGCGCCCTCTTCTGCTGGGACCTTCACCGCGACACTCTCTGTCACCGACGCCGTCGGCACGCAGACATCCGCTCTCTCCGGCACAGGAGTCGTATTCTCCACGCCTGCTGACTTTACCATTGCAGCCACTCCTGCAGTTCAGTCCAGCTATCGCGGAGCAACCTTGAGCTACGCGGTGCAGCTCACTTCGGCTGACCCAAACAATCCCTTCACTAGCACCGTCGCTCTAACAGCAGTTGGCCTGCCCGAAGGAACCTCCGTCAGCTTCTCTCCAGGAAGCGTCGTGCCCGGAACGACACAGGCGGCCACCAGCACTATGACAGTCACTATACCGGCGGTCTCCGGCCGAAGCTCTCCACCGACATCACCGTTCCCCCTCAACTCCGTCCCCGCAGCCGTGTCCCTCGCCTCTCTGGGCTTTATCTGGTTCTCCCGCAGAAGGTGGAAGCAGCGACCTCTGCTCATGGTTCTGGTCGCCTTTGCGGCTCTGGCGAGCGCCACCGCTCTGACCGGATGCAGCGGCACTAAAACCGGCTTCGCTGTGCCCACCTCAACCTCCATCATCACCGTGACCGGAACCAGTGGCAGCACCACCCACTCCACCACCGTCACGCTGACCATTCAGTAG
- a CDS encoding fatty acyl-AMP ligase: MTASILDKLDRLADQHPDKLLYSYLDVNGDSIESYTYASFLHRAQAIAGHLLKDGRFEAGDRLLLAYPPGLEMICAFFGCARAGLIPVPVYPPSSRGFQSALYKMVHIAKDCQAAGILTSRDYHASLKTNLARSGVSTSGVDVDYISGLPWIATEDFVGTISGRPAAGRSNILFLQYTSGSTMEPKGVIVTHENILNTYALVIDHPSPVVVSWLPQYHDMGLIGCYLYPAMKGGTTYGFAPMDFIQRPILWFDAITTYRATATAAPNFAYDYCLRAGRLSKDSLEACDLSSLRVLMCAAEPVKADTYTRFLEAFQPYGLKSESFYVAYGLAENTLAVSLGGRNIVSVNKRALTLGKARLTTEVSEIDGSTQIVSCGTPLPGLDVKIVDPEGHFALKPERVGEIWVAGSGKCQGYWNNSELTLKQFRARLVDDTPYDDGYLRTGDMGFFHNGELYICGRIKDMIILRGQNYYPHDIENVVEKSSGLIRHNCVAAFQIQEDSEPALAIVAEVKNPKSLPEARKIAAAVRNYLNVEVAVISLIAPRAIPRTSSGKIMRHKTKQMWLQGEFTVLSDFSREKDAGSSPAESDMNSSFAELKARYNLTGQESYNLVEAGLDSLDLVVFMHELKELLKDKGAEMLARQVDIGVIQRVSVAELFGLAEMLERAPEEALVHLRHSLAAFREEQSAAERKMMTDDRKLIFEPPVPLPMPEIPVLNQVLLTGGTGFIGPFLMKSLLEQTRAKIHVLVRSSDEEQGRQRLRTAMESMGPCDAELMEMFEDRVIPVCGDLGQPMLGLTQDVWDFLASEIDTVFHNGATVNYLFNYDLMRDANVLGTNEIVRLAFEGRPKEFNYVSTTFVFGWAVKSVLYETDHNEDMELLDFGYSQSKWVAEQVVFDARSRGLSARVFRPALVSPSVTGGGNNFDIAVRLVAFMVNHGIGVDTLNQVSFVPADIVANNIVAISTTPGTANQTYHIVRDDYSNMMDITGLITQATGRQFESFALPDFVPELIRRCRKEDLLFPLLDFLVGSVDNISAMEFKRYDNSSYQMARDASKWGKPDPSLEDTVNGILKFMYRKGIISVAPREVDEALLGDPILECTEALPDALSVTAS; encoded by the coding sequence ATGACGGCGTCGATTTTAGACAAACTGGATAGGCTGGCAGATCAGCACCCGGACAAACTCCTTTATTCGTACCTTGACGTAAACGGCGATTCGATCGAGAGCTACACCTACGCGTCGTTTCTCCACCGAGCGCAGGCGATCGCCGGACATTTGCTAAAAGACGGTCGGTTTGAGGCCGGCGACCGGCTTCTGCTAGCCTACCCGCCGGGGCTCGAGATGATCTGCGCCTTCTTTGGTTGCGCGCGCGCCGGGTTGATCCCCGTGCCGGTCTATCCCCCTAGTTCGCGTGGCTTCCAGAGCGCCCTGTACAAGATGGTCCACATCGCGAAGGATTGCCAGGCGGCTGGAATCTTAACGAGCAGGGACTACCATGCATCTCTCAAGACAAATCTCGCCAGAAGTGGAGTCTCTACGTCGGGTGTGGACGTAGATTACATCTCTGGTCTTCCGTGGATTGCTACGGAAGATTTCGTGGGTACGATTTCGGGCCGACCGGCAGCCGGGCGTTCGAATATCTTGTTTCTCCAGTACACGTCGGGTTCCACGATGGAGCCGAAGGGCGTGATCGTGACGCACGAAAACATCCTGAATACCTATGCGCTTGTGATCGATCATCCCTCGCCGGTCGTTGTCTCCTGGCTGCCGCAGTACCACGATATGGGTTTGATCGGGTGTTACCTCTATCCAGCGATGAAAGGGGGCACGACGTACGGGTTCGCTCCCATGGACTTCATTCAGCGGCCGATCCTATGGTTCGACGCGATAACGACCTACCGCGCCACCGCGACGGCTGCCCCGAACTTTGCCTATGACTATTGTCTGCGGGCCGGGCGGCTCTCCAAGGACAGCCTCGAGGCGTGTGATCTCAGCTCGCTTCGCGTATTGATGTGCGCTGCTGAACCCGTAAAGGCGGATACCTACACCCGGTTTCTGGAGGCATTTCAGCCCTACGGACTTAAGTCCGAGAGTTTCTATGTCGCCTACGGGCTAGCGGAGAATACTCTGGCGGTATCACTGGGCGGTCGTAACATCGTCTCCGTCAACAAGCGCGCCCTCACGCTGGGGAAGGCCCGTCTGACGACTGAGGTATCAGAGATCGACGGCTCGACGCAGATTGTCAGTTGTGGAACCCCGCTCCCGGGTCTGGACGTGAAGATTGTGGATCCGGAGGGGCATTTCGCGCTGAAGCCAGAGCGCGTCGGTGAGATTTGGGTTGCTGGCAGCGGTAAATGTCAGGGTTACTGGAATAACTCCGAGTTGACTCTGAAGCAGTTCCGCGCGCGGCTTGTGGACGATACTCCCTATGACGACGGCTACCTTCGGACCGGCGACATGGGATTCTTCCACAACGGTGAACTCTACATCTGCGGCCGTATCAAGGACATGATTATTCTCCGTGGGCAAAACTATTACCCGCATGACATTGAGAATGTCGTGGAGAAGTCATCCGGTCTGATCCGGCACAACTGCGTCGCCGCGTTCCAGATTCAGGAAGACAGCGAACCAGCACTGGCGATCGTCGCCGAAGTCAAAAATCCCAAGTCGCTTCCCGAAGCACGAAAGATTGCCGCCGCGGTCCGGAACTATCTGAATGTAGAGGTGGCGGTGATCTCCCTCATTGCGCCTCGTGCGATCCCGAGGACGAGTTCGGGGAAGATCATGCGCCATAAAACCAAGCAGATGTGGCTGCAAGGTGAGTTCACCGTTCTTTCGGACTTTTCTCGGGAAAAGGACGCCGGGAGCTCCCCGGCCGAGTCCGACATGAACTCCTCATTCGCGGAGTTGAAAGCCAGGTACAACCTGACAGGTCAGGAATCGTACAACCTTGTCGAAGCCGGGCTCGATTCCCTGGATCTTGTGGTGTTCATGCATGAACTCAAGGAGCTGCTAAAGGACAAGGGCGCCGAGATGCTGGCGCGACAGGTGGATATCGGTGTTATTCAGCGCGTCAGCGTAGCCGAACTGTTTGGACTAGCCGAGATGTTGGAGCGCGCTCCCGAAGAGGCTCTCGTTCATCTGCGTCATTCCCTCGCGGCTTTCCGTGAAGAGCAGAGCGCCGCTGAGAGGAAGATGATGACCGACGACCGGAAGCTCATCTTCGAGCCCCCAGTGCCTTTGCCCATGCCTGAGATCCCAGTGCTGAATCAGGTGCTGCTCACAGGCGGGACGGGCTTTATCGGGCCATTCCTCATGAAGAGCCTATTGGAACAGACACGGGCGAAGATCCATGTTCTCGTCAGGTCTTCCGATGAAGAGCAGGGCAGGCAGCGACTGAGGACTGCGATGGAGTCCATGGGGCCCTGCGACGCGGAGCTGATGGAGATGTTCGAGGACCGAGTGATTCCTGTGTGCGGCGACCTTGGGCAGCCGATGCTGGGTCTGACGCAGGACGTATGGGATTTTCTCGCGAGCGAAATCGACACGGTGTTCCATAACGGCGCAACCGTGAACTACCTGTTCAACTACGACCTGATGCGCGATGCAAACGTGCTGGGAACCAACGAGATCGTACGACTGGCGTTCGAGGGAAGGCCCAAAGAGTTCAACTATGTCTCGACCACGTTTGTGTTTGGCTGGGCGGTCAAATCGGTTCTATACGAAACGGACCATAACGAGGACATGGAGCTTCTCGATTTCGGCTACAGCCAATCGAAGTGGGTCGCAGAACAGGTGGTATTCGACGCGCGCAGCCGAGGACTCTCCGCGCGAGTGTTCCGGCCGGCGCTCGTAAGCCCCTCGGTCACAGGTGGAGGCAACAACTTCGACATCGCCGTTCGCCTGGTCGCCTTCATGGTCAATCACGGCATTGGCGTCGATACGCTCAACCAGGTCAGCTTTGTCCCGGCGGACATCGTGGCGAACAATATCGTCGCAATCTCCACCACGCCCGGCACAGCGAACCAGACATATCACATCGTGCGCGACGATTACTCGAACATGATGGATATTACCGGGCTGATTACACAAGCGACTGGCCGCCAATTCGAATCTTTCGCCCTTCCCGACTTCGTGCCCGAGCTGATTCGGAGATGCCGGAAGGAAGATCTTCTCTTTCCACTGCTGGATTTTCTGGTGGGCTCTGTCGACAACATCTCCGCGATGGAATTTAAACGGTATGACAACTCTTCCTATCAGATGGCCCGGGATGCCTCCAAGTGGGGAAAACCGGACCCGTCTCTCGAAGACACAGTCAACGGCATCCTGAAGTTTATGTATCGCAAGGGAATTATCTCGGTCGCACCGCGTGAGGTTGACGAGGCACTACTGGGCGATCCAATTTTGGAGTGCACCGAAGCGTTACCAGATGCGCTATCCGTTACTGCTTCTTGA